The Sporosarcina luteola genome contains a region encoding:
- the thpR gene encoding RNA 2',3'-cyclic phosphodiesterase: protein MHHHYFIGIKAPASIEDPVKLYRDKYGLSNIYKVIPHVDDLHITLLFIGALPEQKVEPLQESLAALADNHSDFALTIDGLSYFGSPKGPRVVYMSVQPSQELDALQQAVAAIGADQLGIEPDNRFTPHITIAKKRKVNGESPIQKETCTPVPFHVNGFSLFRIHPSRTPKYEAVKNFPFK from the coding sequence ATGCATCATCATTATTTCATCGGAATAAAAGCCCCTGCTTCAATTGAAGATCCTGTAAAGCTATACAGGGATAAATACGGTTTATCGAACATCTATAAAGTCATTCCGCACGTGGATGATTTGCATATTACATTGCTATTCATCGGGGCACTTCCTGAACAGAAAGTTGAACCTTTGCAGGAAAGTCTCGCTGCATTAGCCGACAACCATAGTGATTTCGCACTGACCATCGATGGCCTTTCCTATTTCGGATCTCCGAAAGGTCCTCGTGTCGTTTATATGTCAGTCCAACCATCACAAGAGCTAGATGCGTTGCAGCAAGCGGTTGCGGCAATAGGGGCAGATCAATTGGGCATCGAACCTGATAATCGTTTCACTCCTCATATTACGATTGCCAAAAAGCGCAAGGTCAATGGAGAGTCTCCGATTCAAAAAGAAACATGCACGCCTGTGCCATTTCACGTCAACGGATTTTCACTCTTTAGAATCCATCCATCAAGGACTCCGAAATATGAAGCCGTCAAAAATTTTCCGTTTAAATAA